A portion of the Calliphora vicina chromosome 5, idCalVici1.1, whole genome shotgun sequence genome contains these proteins:
- the LOC135961342 gene encoding trichohyalin, translated as MEIIEFLQTTEQKNIKSYIGMKVKEKLQEYEVVLQERKQILADILEFENMQYNEELILLLNEKLNEQFRKRLDWLNTKLMEQHKAEEELLKLKNQQRELENCEEWRHMQSKHLLLDSKKGQLYQIEEKKLRMQKEKSIDKMWHDVMERLNREKEYQEIYENKLLKVIEAANQLKNQEICDQNKKQQLLESEQDRKEFQEENQKALFMEDKYRKDEKRTEILNKTRHEQLLKSQIAANFERKCLETQLSFKETRLQTEREDQLILLELQQAESAKIRNKEWHKYYLKNCRKEQQQKLKEKHDFEKMYLNTGCILQQSPKKPYGKNAR; from the exons atggaaattatagaatttttacaaaccactgaacaaaaaaatatcaaaagttATATTGGAATGAAg GTTAAAGAGAAACTGCAGGAATACGAGGTGGTATTACAAGAACGAAAACAAAT ATTAGCAGACATTTTAGAATTCGAAAATATGCAATACAATGAAGAACTCATACTGCtgctaaatgaaaaattaaatgaacaaTTTAGAAAACGTCTTGATTGGCTGAATACAAAACTCATGGAACAGCACAAGGCCGAAGAAGAACTACTTAagttaaaaaatcaacaaagagAATT agaaaattgTGAAGAATGGCGTCACATGCAAAGCAAACACTTACTTTTGGACTCTAAGAAGGGACAACTCTATCAAATCGAAGAAAAAAAGTTGAGAatgcaaaaagaaaaatctataGATAAAATGTGGCATGATGTAATGGAGCGTTTAAATCGTGAGAAAGAATATCAGGAgatatatgaaaacaaattacTCAAAGTAATAGAAGCggcaaatcaattaaaaaatcaagaaatcTGTGATCAGAATAAAAAGCAACAGCTGCTGGAGTCTGAGCAAGATAGAAAAGAATTTCAAGAGGA aaatcaaaaagctttatttatggaagacaaatatcgtaAAGATGAAAAGCGCACAGAAATCTTAAACAAAACTCGTCATGAACAACTACTAAAG tcTCAAATTGCAGCAAACTTTGAAAGAAAATGTTTGGAAACTCAATTGTCTTTTAAGGAAACACGCTTGCAAACGGAGCGCGAGGATCAGCTTATTTTATTGGAATTACAGCAAGCTGAAAGCgcaaag atccgCAACAAAGAGTGGcacaaatattatttgaaaaattgccGTAaagagcaacaacaaaaattaaaagaaaaacatgattttgaaaaaatgtatttaaatactgGCTGTATTTTGCAACAAAGTCCAAAGAAACCGTATGGTAAAAATGCACGTTAA